The following are from one region of the Myotis daubentonii chromosome 2, mMyoDau2.1, whole genome shotgun sequence genome:
- the EMP1 gene encoding epithelial membrane protein 1 translates to MLVLLAGIFVVHIATVIMLFVSTIANVWVVSDVSRASVGLWKNCSNGNCEGPLPYADEDALKAVQAFMILSIIFSVISLVVFVFQLFTMEKGNRFFLSGATMLVCWLCIMVGASIYTHHYGSSYGSIYPKSHHGYCFILTWICFCFSFIIGILYLVLRKK, encoded by the exons ATGTTGGTATTACTGGCTGGCATCTTTGTGGTCCACATCGCCACCGTCATTATGTTATTTGTTTCCACCATTGCCAAT GTCTGGGTGGTTTCAGATGTTTCAAGAGCATCAGTAGGTCTTTGGAAAAACTGCAGCAACGGTAACTGCGAGGGACCCCTGCCATATGCCGATGAAG ATGCGCTCAAGGCAGTGCAGGCCTTCATGATCCTTTCCATCATCTTCTCCGTCATCTCCCTCGTGGTCTTCGTGTTCCAGCTCTTCACCATGGAGAAGGGAAACCGTTTCTTCCTCTCAGGGGCCACCATGCTGGTGTGCT GGCTTTGCATTATGGTCGGGGCGTCCATCTACACTCATCATTATGGGAGCAGTTATGGAAGTATATACCCCAAAAGCCACCACGGCTATTGCTTCATCCTGACCTGGATCTGCTTCTGCTTTAGCTTCATCATTGGCATTCTCTACCTGGTCCTGAGAAAGAAATAA